A single window of Bradyrhizobium daqingense DNA harbors:
- a CDS encoding VirB3 family type IV secretion system protein, with protein MAGIIDLDVPGFFAPVHRALTEAILMGGAPRTVAIANGTLAAAIALGLHLWIPGALIWAVGHAAAVWAAKRDPQFVDVVRRHLRYPSYLGV; from the coding sequence ATGGCCGGCATCATCGATCTAGACGTGCCGGGCTTCTTCGCGCCGGTTCATCGCGCGCTCACCGAGGCAATCCTGATGGGCGGCGCGCCCCGCACGGTTGCGATCGCCAACGGCACGTTGGCCGCGGCAATAGCGCTCGGCCTCCACCTCTGGATCCCCGGCGCGCTGATTTGGGCCGTGGGCCATGCCGCGGCGGTCTGGGCGGCCAAGCGCGACCCGCAGTTCGTGGACGTCGTTCGACGCCACCTCCGCTATCCTTCTTACCTCGGCGTGTGA
- the trbE gene encoding conjugal transfer protein TrbE has product MLNLAEYRNRPHSLADFLPWAALVEKGVVLNKDGAFQRTARFRGPDLDSATPAELVGVTARLNNALRRLGSGWAIFVEAQRIAAQTYPHNTFPDAASALVDLERRDAFEEAGAHFESRYFLTFVWLPPAEDASRIEGWLYEGRAQSGVDPHELLRGFVDRTNRVLQLVEGFMPEVAWLDDGETLTYLHSTISTRQQRVRVPETPMHLDALLADEPLAGGLEPRLGNHHLRTLTVVGFPTATYPGILDELNRLAFPYRWSTRAILLDKTEAVKLLTKIRRQWFAKRKSIAAIVKEVMTNEASTLVDSDAANKATDADLALQELGTDDVGQAYITATVTVWDEDPGLATEKLRLVEKVIQGRDFTCMPEGVNALEAWLGSLPGHAYANVRQPPLSTLNLAHLIPLSAVWAGSDRDEHFRSSPLFFGKTEGSTPFRFSLHVGDVGHTLIVGPTGAGKSVLLALMAIQFRRYRKSQIFAFDFGGSIRTAALAMGGDWHDLGGSLSNSAEDSVSLQPLARIGDAAERAWAAEWVTAILAKEGVTIDPTVKEHVWSALTSLASSPAEERTITGLTVLLQSTALKQALQPYCVGGSSGRLLDAEAEQLGFASVQAFETEGLIGAGAAPAVLTYLFHRIEGRLDGRPTLLIIDEGWLVLDDPAFAQQLREWLKTLRKKNASVVFATQSLSDIDGSNIAPAIVESCPTRIFLPNERAIEPQITAIYQRFGLNDRQIEIIARATPKRDYYCQSRRGNRLFELGLGPVALAFCAASSKTDHAAIERLLAEHGRDDFTAAWLADHELLWAADLIPDLTNLEVQS; this is encoded by the coding sequence ATGCTGAACCTCGCCGAATACCGCAACCGGCCCCACAGTCTTGCCGACTTCCTGCCCTGGGCCGCTTTGGTCGAGAAGGGCGTCGTCCTCAACAAGGACGGCGCGTTCCAGCGCACGGCGCGCTTCCGCGGGCCGGATCTCGACAGCGCGACGCCTGCCGAACTGGTCGGCGTAACGGCCCGACTCAACAACGCGCTCCGCCGTCTCGGCTCAGGTTGGGCGATCTTCGTCGAGGCCCAGCGCATCGCCGCCCAGACTTATCCGCACAATACTTTTCCTGACGCCGCATCAGCGCTGGTCGATTTGGAGCGGCGGGACGCTTTCGAGGAGGCGGGCGCGCATTTCGAGAGCCGCTATTTCCTGACCTTCGTCTGGCTCCCGCCGGCTGAGGACGCCTCGCGGATCGAAGGCTGGCTCTATGAGGGCCGCGCGCAGAGCGGCGTCGATCCCCACGAGCTGCTGCGTGGTTTTGTTGATCGGACCAACCGCGTCCTGCAACTTGTCGAAGGGTTCATGCCTGAGGTGGCGTGGCTCGATGATGGCGAGACGCTGACCTACCTGCATTCGACGATCTCGACCCGGCAACAGCGCGTGCGCGTCCCCGAGACGCCGATGCATCTCGACGCGCTGCTCGCGGACGAACCGCTTGCCGGTGGCCTCGAGCCGCGGCTCGGCAACCATCATCTTCGTACACTCACGGTGGTCGGCTTTCCGACCGCGACCTATCCCGGAATCCTCGACGAGCTGAACCGGCTTGCCTTTCCTTACCGCTGGTCGACCCGCGCGATCCTCCTCGACAAGACCGAGGCGGTGAAACTCTTGACCAAGATCCGCCGGCAGTGGTTCGCCAAGCGCAAGTCGATTGCAGCCATCGTCAAGGAGGTGATGACCAACGAGGCCTCGACACTGGTCGATAGCGATGCGGCGAATAAGGCCACTGACGCCGATCTCGCCTTGCAGGAACTGGGCACCGACGACGTCGGTCAAGCCTACATCACCGCGACCGTCACCGTCTGGGACGAGGACCCCGGTCTCGCCACTGAGAAGCTTCGCCTCGTCGAGAAGGTGATCCAGGGGCGCGACTTCACCTGCATGCCGGAAGGGGTGAACGCGCTCGAAGCCTGGCTCGGCTCTCTGCCGGGTCACGCCTACGCCAACGTTCGCCAACCGCCGCTCTCGACACTGAACCTCGCTCACCTGATTCCGCTTTCAGCGGTCTGGGCCGGGTCAGATCGGGATGAGCATTTCCGCAGCTCCCCGCTCTTCTTCGGTAAGACCGAAGGCTCGACGCCGTTCCGGTTTTCGCTGCATGTCGGCGACGTCGGCCACACCCTGATCGTCGGCCCGACCGGCGCCGGCAAATCCGTGCTGCTGGCGCTGATGGCGATCCAGTTCCGGCGCTACCGGAAAAGCCAGATCTTCGCCTTCGATTTTGGTGGCTCGATCCGCACGGCGGCCCTTGCCATGGGCGGCGACTGGCACGACCTCGGCGGAAGTCTGTCCAACAGCGCCGAAGATTCAGTCTCCCTTCAACCCCTCGCACGTATCGGCGATGCGGCCGAGCGCGCCTGGGCGGCCGAATGGGTGACGGCAATCCTCGCCAAGGAGGGCGTCACCATCGATCCGACCGTGAAGGAGCACGTCTGGTCGGCATTGACGTCACTGGCGTCCTCACCGGCCGAGGAACGCACGATCACCGGTTTGACGGTTCTGTTGCAATCGACCGCACTCAAGCAGGCGCTGCAACCTTATTGCGTCGGCGGCTCCTCCGGCCGTTTGCTCGACGCGGAGGCCGAGCAGCTCGGCTTTGCGTCGGTGCAGGCGTTCGAGACCGAGGGCTTGATCGGCGCAGGCGCGGCGCCTGCCGTCCTCACCTACCTCTTCCATCGCATCGAGGGCCGGCTCGACGGCCGGCCGACCCTCCTCATCATCGACGAGGGGTGGCTCGTCCTCGACGATCCAGCCTTCGCGCAACAGCTCAGGGAATGGTTGAAGACCCTGCGGAAGAAGAACGCTTCCGTCGTCTTCGCCACTCAATCGCTTTCCGACATCGATGGCAGCAACATCGCGCCAGCGATCGTCGAGAGCTGCCCGACGCGGATATTCCTGCCGAACGAGCGCGCGATCGAACCGCAGATCACCGCCATCTACCAGCGGTTCGGCTTGAACGACCGCCAGATCGAGATCATCGCGCGGGCGACGCCGAAGCGCGACTACTATTGCCAGTCTCGTCGCGGCAATCGGCTGTTCGAGCTCGGCCTTGGGCCAGTTGCGCTCGCCTTCTGCGCCGCCTCCTCCAAGACCGACCATGCCGCAATCGAACGGCTGCTTGCCGAGCACGGCCGTGACGACTTCACGGCCGCCTGGCTCGCCGATCACGAACTGCTGTGGGCCGCCGATCTCATCCCTGACCTGACAAACCTGGAGGTGCAATCATGA
- the trbJ gene encoding P-type conjugative transfer protein TrbJ yields MTALEVRRAGLAAATALSLAFSISPLSTTSVLAQWIVYDPTNFSQNVLTAARELQQINNQIQMLTNQAQSLVNQGKNLANLPLSTLTQLQSSIAKTQSLLSQAQNIAFNVERVQTMYSSTYGTAAATGSNATMFAAAQSRWQNSVGAFEDSLKVQAGVVGNISTNSSAMSTLVTASQSASGALQAAQAGNQLLALQSQQLSDLVAVLAAKGRADALEQARVTATESQGQQQYKIFSTRSGYQPGNVTMFSGN; encoded by the coding sequence ATGACCGCTCTCGAAGTGCGGCGCGCTGGCTTGGCCGCTGCGACGGCTCTCTCGCTCGCCTTTTCGATCTCGCCGCTTTCGACGACCTCGGTCCTTGCGCAGTGGATCGTCTACGACCCCACCAACTTCAGCCAGAACGTGCTGACCGCGGCGCGCGAGCTGCAGCAGATCAACAATCAGATCCAGATGCTGACCAATCAGGCCCAAAGCCTGGTGAATCAGGGAAAGAACCTCGCCAACCTGCCGTTGTCGACGCTGACCCAGCTTCAGTCATCGATTGCCAAGACCCAGTCACTGCTGAGCCAGGCCCAGAACATCGCCTTCAACGTCGAGCGCGTCCAGACGATGTATTCCAGCACCTACGGCACGGCGGCGGCGACGGGCTCCAATGCAACAATGTTTGCCGCGGCTCAAAGTCGTTGGCAGAACTCGGTGGGCGCTTTCGAAGACTCGCTGAAGGTGCAGGCCGGCGTCGTCGGCAATATCTCGACCAACTCCAGCGCAATGAGTACGCTGGTTACCGCCAGTCAGTCGGCAAGTGGCGCTTTGCAAGCCGCTCAAGCCGGCAACCAACTCCTCGCGCTGCAATCCCAGCAGCTATCCGATCTCGTCGCGGTGCTCGCCGCGAAGGGACGGGCGGATGCGCTGGAGCAGGCGCGCGTAACGGCGACCGAGTCGCAGGGCCAGCAGCAATACAAAATCTTCTCGACACGCAGCGGCTATCAGCCGGGCAACGTCACCATGTTCAGCGGCAACTGA
- the trbK-alt gene encoding putative entry exclusion protein TrbK-alt: protein MIVVFVIFLAALHVIHRRPAERPVSDAPSVSAPDDLSAELLRCAELGPQDAEDPHCQAVWKENRARFFGRPARPRLPQAAPATQPMTAVPKGEKP, encoded by the coding sequence ATGATCGTCGTGTTCGTGATTTTCCTCGCCGCGCTGCACGTCATCCATCGGCGTCCAGCCGAGCGGCCGGTATCCGACGCCCCCTCTGTCTCCGCTCCCGATGACCTCTCGGCCGAGCTGCTCCGCTGCGCCGAGCTTGGACCCCAGGATGCCGAAGATCCGCACTGCCAGGCGGTTTGGAAGGAGAACCGCGCGCGCTTCTTCGGCAGGCCGGCGCGGCCACGTCTGCCGCAAGCCGCGCCGGCCACTCAGCCGATGACGGCTGTTCCAAAGGGAGAGAAGCCGTGA
- the trbL gene encoding P-type conjugative transfer protein TrbL, whose protein sequence is MNNVGVIDTFLNTFTTYIDSGFGLIKGEVTYLSSTLIVIDITLAGLFWAWGADEDILQRLVKKTLYIGFFAFIITNFTKLSGIIFNSFAGLGLKAGGSSISTADFLRPGRLAQVGLDAGQPLLDSASQMMGFTSFFSNFVQIAVLMVSWLLVLIAFFILAVQLFVTLIEFKLTTLAGFILIPFALFNKTAFLAEKVLGNVVASGVKVMVLAVIVGIGTGLFSQFTTAYAGGQPTIEQALSVVLAALAMLGLGIFGPGIATGLVSGAPQLGAGATVGTGLAVAGTAMVGGAALGLAGRGAMAASSGAAAAARGGAAMAGGMSSAYSLASAGRSGAGGVASGLGGAGRAAASHAAAPVRRAAAQAAGTMTESFTSGARAGVANTGGSSTMGTIRSGAAANDGAASQVPSESGPPAWAQRVKRNQTVIHGAQTTAQALKSGDSHGGGHSVDLSGGE, encoded by the coding sequence GTGAACAACGTCGGCGTCATCGACACCTTTCTCAATACTTTCACGACCTACATTGATTCGGGTTTCGGCCTGATCAAGGGCGAGGTCACGTATTTGTCGTCGACGTTGATCGTCATCGACATCACGCTCGCGGGCCTGTTCTGGGCTTGGGGCGCAGACGAAGACATTCTCCAGCGACTGGTGAAGAAGACCCTCTACATCGGCTTCTTTGCCTTCATCATCACTAACTTCACCAAGCTCTCAGGCATCATCTTCAACAGCTTCGCAGGCCTCGGCCTGAAGGCCGGCGGCTCGTCGATCTCGACGGCGGACTTCCTGCGGCCCGGCCGGCTTGCGCAGGTCGGCCTCGACGCCGGGCAGCCGTTGCTCGACTCCGCAAGCCAAATGATGGGCTTCACCAGCTTCTTTTCCAACTTTGTACAAATTGCCGTGCTGATGGTGTCCTGGCTGCTGGTGCTGATCGCCTTCTTCATTCTGGCGGTGCAGCTCTTCGTCACGCTGATCGAGTTCAAGCTGACGACGCTCGCCGGCTTCATCCTCATTCCGTTCGCGCTCTTCAACAAGACCGCCTTTCTCGCGGAGAAGGTGCTGGGCAATGTCGTTGCCTCCGGCGTGAAGGTCATGGTGCTCGCCGTCATCGTCGGCATCGGCACCGGGCTCTTTTCGCAGTTCACCACCGCCTATGCCGGCGGCCAGCCGACGATCGAGCAGGCGCTCTCTGTCGTGCTCGCGGCGCTCGCTATGCTGGGCCTCGGCATCTTCGGGCCCGGCATCGCGACCGGGCTTGTTTCCGGCGCGCCGCAGCTTGGTGCGGGCGCTACCGTCGGCACGGGTCTGGCTGTTGCCGGTACAGCGATGGTCGGCGGCGCGGCGCTCGGTTTGGCCGGAAGGGGAGCGATGGCAGCCAGCTCTGGTGCTGCGGCTGCCGCGCGCGGCGGTGCGGCGATGGCGGGCGGCATGTCCTCCGCCTACAGCCTCGCATCAGCCGGTCGGTCCGGCGCCGGCGGCGTCGCGTCCGGTCTCGGCGGTGCAGGCCGTGCGGCGGCTAGTCACGCGGCAGCTCCCGTCAGACGCGCCGCTGCGCAAGCGGCAGGGACAATGACGGAGAGCTTCACTTCTGGCGCCCGTGCCGGCGTCGCCAACACGGGTGGCTCCTCGACGATGGGGACCATTCGGAGCGGCGCGGCCGCAAACGATGGAGCCGCATCTCAAGTGCCGAGCGAGAGCGGTCCGCCCGCCTGGGCCCAACGCGTCAAGCGCAATCAGACCGTCATTCACGGCGCTCAGACCACCGCGCAAGCCCTCAAATCCGGCGACAGCCATGGCGGCGGCCACTCCGTCGACCTCTCGGGAGGAGAATAA
- the trbF gene encoding conjugal transfer protein TrbF, whose protein sequence is MSVFRRSSVRYGRTPEPETPYQRAAQVWDERIGSARVQARNWRLMAFGSLMLSCGLAGGLVWQSTHGTVVPWVVQVDKLGEAQVMAPATADYRPNDPQIAWYLAHFIQIVRSLPADPIIVRHNWLQAYDFTTTAGAAALNDYARANDPFANLGKQQVAIDVSSVIRASPDSFRVAWVEHRFQDGALAGTTRWTAILTIAIQPPTDADRLRKNPLGIYVNAINWSKELGQ, encoded by the coding sequence ATGTCAGTCTTCCGGCGATCGTCGGTTCGTTACGGCCGCACGCCCGAACCAGAAACCCCCTACCAGCGCGCAGCGCAAGTTTGGGATGAGCGCATTGGATCCGCCCGGGTGCAGGCCAGGAACTGGCGGCTGATGGCCTTCGGTTCGCTGATGCTGTCCTGCGGCCTTGCCGGTGGACTCGTCTGGCAATCCACGCACGGCACTGTCGTTCCCTGGGTGGTGCAGGTCGACAAGCTCGGCGAAGCGCAAGTCATGGCGCCCGCTACCGCCGACTACAGGCCGAACGACCCACAGATCGCCTGGTATCTCGCCCACTTCATTCAGATCGTTCGCTCGCTTCCGGCCGACCCGATCATCGTGCGGCACAACTGGCTGCAGGCCTATGATTTCACAACCACGGCGGGCGCGGCGGCGCTGAACGACTACGCCCGCGCCAACGACCCCTTCGCCAATCTCGGCAAGCAGCAGGTCGCGATCGACGTCTCCAGCGTCATCCGCGCCTCGCCCGACAGTTTTCGCGTGGCCTGGGTTGAGCACCGCTTTCAGGACGGGGCGCTCGCCGGCACCACGCGTTGGACCGCGATCCTCACCATCGCGATTCAGCCGCCCACCGACGCCGATCGGCTGCGCAAGAATCCACTCGGCATCTACGTCAACGCCATCAACTGGTCAAAGGAGCTGGGACAATGA